Below is a genomic region from Salvelinus fontinalis isolate EN_2023a chromosome 2, ASM2944872v1, whole genome shotgun sequence.
TGTGCAATCCCTTCCAGGTACACATTGACCCAAACCCATAAGTGATTGCAGAGTAGCAGGACCACAGGCCTCAGAGAATGGTCAAAGGCAGGGGTTGGAACCAGTTCAGGAAACAGAACAGAAAAGCACACCAAAAAAATTGAGAAAGGGATACAGAACCAGGAACAAAAGTGATCTATATTCTTCCGGAACAGAACCTTTATTTTCTAACCTTGAGAGCCGGTTAATAATGTTATTTTCTGTTACCAAAATATTCCTAATGTGTAGTATATCATTTcagttccaacccctggttcgACAACATTTGACATGTTGTCAAATACTGTTCAAGGGGTCACAAGATCAGAATGTTCCAAACAGTCACTAAACAGCCAAACAGCCAGTTTCACTCAGGTTGCTGTACTGTAAGGTTAGAATCGGGGCATCACAAATGGCAACATCCCGAACTCCTATAGTCCCTTTCGGTGGAGGGCGAGAGGATCAGCTGCAAATTTAGAACTGGTTTAGGGACATGACTGGAACAGTTGGTATCACTAAGCTCCAACTTAAGGAAAAGGTTAAGTCTATTCATAGCCATCTCACTGTTTGTATGCAATGTCTACTAATGTATGGGCCTGTATGGCAAAAATAAACTGTAGTAGATTAAATACAAGGTGGCTGCGATCCCCTTTCTCTTTTTGTCTTATCTAACAATACTGCCCTACcgagcaaaaaggcagtaactgctcatagcgtggaactgaggaaaaaaatggcttttatttaccttggtttcacagtaaccttatgcagttactgctaatatgacccccattttctcaaacacaatagaggcaggatacATGTCCACATGATTAAGCACGTATTTAATGCAGCAAAAATGACTAATTTTCAaccaaatgagcagttactgcctttatGCTTGGTAGGGCAGAATAGTACAGCGAGAACTTGAATAAAACATACAAGGATACATAGGGCATTGTATGgatgattgatttttatagttaATATGCTTAATAAGGTGTAGATAACATCGCTACACCTGACATTTCAATTATTATCATGTGTTCACAGGATACAGATATGCTTTGGCAGGATCACTCTGATCTTGGACGTCATCAGAGGCCTGAGGAGGAGCTGGTGGGGGACACCTGGAGAGAAATCTGGAGGGATGGTGGACGCTTTTACGACCATGCGAATAGAGAACTCGCACAGGATTTATCTGATCAGGTGGGACTCAGTCCTGAGGCTTATAGAATGTCCATTTGTCATACATACCTGTACCCTTGGACTTGTTCTTAGACATCCTGGTTCAATTATGTTATAAAACGCACATGTTGAAATGTAAGACATGGTGCACTTTGGGAAAGAGTAATGCTCCGGTTGCTTGAAACCAAATATGAGTTTTCTATCCTGGCTGTGCGTCGTGAAGCAGGATAGAGTGTttggggtagatgaggtggagatGGGAAGCAGTCTTCCCATGTCTGTACAATAAGAACATAACCCAGAAACCTGCAGTTCCTAACCCCAATCTCTTGCACTCCTATGGGTTAGAAGAGACCTGAAACTCTTGCTAATCCACTATACCTAATTTTGGAAACAGGAGCAGCCACATATCATTAAAAGGAATTTGCACTCATCAGTGGTGTATAGCTAGAGCATGAGTTTCCTTGACCCAAGGAGAaatacagtacagtgaaatgaAATTAACATTTGATACCACACTACAAAACGTTTCAGATAAAGCCACGCTGTTCCAACTGTTGAGTTTTACCCTCTTGCCATAACATGTTCTGTAAAAGCCTAATCATTTCCACCATCTGCATCAGTTCAGCTCAGAAGAAAAGGAACCATTGTCACCATCCAGTTAGCTCTCTGCTCACTCCTGTTCTCTTCTCAGTTTGCCAGCTTGGAAGCTCAGTCCTCAATGTCCTTCCAGGAATGTCTACAGCTCTTGGAAGACACCTTCCCttttggagaggagacagaggtacagtacaGTTTTATTTGATGGGACTAGGGTAAGAGATGAACATTGATATGTTTGTTAACCACTGGATAACCATTGTGATGTTTCTGTTTTTAGCTGTCAGACCCAGTTGGCGAAGATCGGAGGGAAGCCGCCAGCGGAGAGGACCCAACCCCTGTCCGAGAGCTTCTTCTGTCCCCCCTGCTGTCCCACGAGGATCCCTCTCTGGACTTGGAGCAGCAGTGGCGTGATATTCTCGCCACCATGGAGCCAGAAGTAAGTCCTACGTGGTTTCTGATTTTATCCCCTTCACAaaatcataatttatttaaaatgtcAATAAGTGTATAAACTTTGAAATACCCTTGCCCTGAAAGTAATTCAAAATAAATGTAATCCAACTTCTTGTACTATTTTGGAAGGATATGGATATGGACCATGGCAGAGATGCAATGCAATCTGGATCTATTCAGAGTTCCAGCTTGATGGACCCCGTTCACCAGGATGTCAGCCTTCATCAGGCAATCCTGCCCGGAAGCAGCCAGGATAGTTACCCCTTCAACTCCAGCTTTGGGGGCAGTGTTCCCCTGGAGGCCCCACTCCAGCCAGCCCTGCTCAGTCAGTCCTCCAGCGGACCTGACTTTGACCTTAACTTGACCTTTGGCCCATCTGACCTGACAGATACCACTCTTCCTTTGGCACTCAATGGCACAGTTGGCAACCCCATGGCTTCCATTCAGTCAAGCCTCTTTCTGGAGGAACCAGTCCTGCCTAGCCCACTCGGCTCCCTATTAGGTGATGCCTTGCTGGATGAGGTTAGTTTCCTGGACCTGGCTCTGGAGGAAGGCTTCAACCCAACACAGGCCTCCCAACTTGAGGAGCTAGACTCGGACTCTGGACTTTCTCTGAACTTCAGCCACAGCCCTGCATCCCCTAGCAGCTCGGAGGCATCCTATTCCTCTtcttcatcatcttcatcatctgaCTCTTCTGTGTTTTCTGACGAAGGGGCTATGGACTACAGCTCTGACATGGAGGTTATTGTGACGCGAGAGGAAGGTGCCGTGGGAGGCTACTCCCCAGAAGTCCGTAAGATGTGCAGCACAAGCTACCAGAAGCCTGGGCGTTTCAACAACCTCCCTTGGTTGGAACAAGTGGGCCACGACCATACCTACAACCAGCCAAGGGCCACCTCTCCCACGCAGGGAAAATCACGTTACAGCAAAACCTATGAGCATGACATTTCCGATAAGCTTTGGGGCCGTGATGAGCGCCGGGCTCTCGCCATGAAAATCCCCTTCTCCAACGATCTCATTGTCAACCTGCCTGTGGAGGAGTTCAACGAACTTCTGACCAAGCATTGTCTCAGTGAGGCCCAGCTCAACCTGATCCGAGACATTCGCAGGCGGGGCAAAAACAAGATGGCCGCTCAGAACTGCCGCCGACGCAAGCTTGATGTCCTGTTTGAGCTCGAGGAGGGAGTAGAAGGATTATGCCGCCACAAGGCCCGTCTGTTGAAGCAAAAGGCAGAGAACCTTCGCTCTGTCCGGGAAATGAAGCAGCGGCTCAGTGGTCTTTACCAGGAGGTTTTTTCCCGTCTGCGGGATGAGCAAGGAAGACCCTTGCCTGCCACTGACTACACCCTCCAATTTGGAAATGATGGACAGGTCCTACTTGCTACACGGAACAGTTCAGCCAGTGAGCAAAACCGCAAGCCCCACAAGAAACAGAAGAACAGAAAAAAGTGAACATTTGTTGGGTGTGCAGTTTGGTGTAGCACTCAAGGAGTCGTTTGACAAGGGGATGGCTGTAAAGAGTCAAGAATTTCTCACAATAAGAGGAAACTGAAAAGGAAAGATGTAAGAGGAAACCTAAATCAGTTTAATATGCTCTGATAGTTTATTTGCTGGAAAGGACATGTAGCACAAATATGATCATGCAAGAATCTTGTGAGCATCTTGGAAAAACAAAGGGAAAACCTGTCTCAGGAGCAACATAACTGTTGGGAGGACCATGTCAGCCTTCCAAATAAATACAGTACATAAAACACTAAGGTGACAAGGAGGAAGGGCTAACCTACGGCCTTCAGCCAACAGAGACAAGACTGGGCTCTTGGCGCAATGCGGGCACATTGCTGTCCCGGTCTTCCAGTGCCTATATGTTGAGGGTAGGCCTAGGTTCCTTGAAGTCATCACtcaccggacagtttattaggtacacatcTAGTACCAGCTCAGAGccactttgcctccagaacaaccCGAACTCTTCGGTGCATGGATTCTACAACGTGTCGGAAACGtttgttgctcaattggtatcaaggaaaaacattccccacaccagcttgtaccaggcaggatgggtccatggactcatgctgtttATGCCAAGTCCTGACTCtgacgcaacaggaactgggattcaACAGACCAATTTTTTTCCAggcctcaattgtccagtgttggtgatgacaTGCCCACTAGAgccacttcttgtttttagctaataggaGTGGAACACGGTATGGTGTCTGCTGCAATAGTCCATCTGTGACAAGGATGAacaagttgtgcgttccgagatgccgttctgcacaccactgttgtactgcagcATTATTtctctgtttgtggcccgcctgttagcttgcaccattcttgcaattctcctttgacctctctcatcaacgagctgatttcgcccacaggactgccgttgactggatgttttttgtttgtcgcaccattctcggtaaaccctagacactgctGTGTGTGAAAAGCTCTGGAGGGTGGGAGTTTGAGATACTGGATCTGGTgagcctggcaccgacgatcataccacgctcaggTCACTcgttgcccattctaacgttcaatcaaatagtaactgaatgcctcgatgccaaTCTGCCAGCTTTACAAAGCAAGCCTCAGCCACaagactcactgtctgtaggagtgatCCATTTTCATGAACAGGGTGGTGTACCTATTCATCCTGTTATAAATTGACCGGTGAGTGTATACCCAAGTAAAAAGGACAGGGGAGCCTGGTTGAGAACAAAAGGGAACCAAAAAGATTTGCTCCAGTCTAAAAACTGAACACAAGTTACCATTAACTGGTGCATTATGGCTGTCAGTGAAGAAGTTGGATAGTGCTTTTAGTAAAGCCTTAGTTACCCACACAGCTATCTGTGGTTCTCAGGGGATGTGACTACATGACATGATGCAGACAATGGTACAATGATATTCAGGAAATAGACTGGTTTAAAGTACCTGAATATAATATTTACTCAGGCCGTGCCAACAATATTGTGTTAATGATATGGTTGTGGACTTTTATTTGTAACAAGTTGAAATTGAATGCCTTATCACCGGTATCATACTGGAATATAACTTAATGCTGCATAAAATATCACAGCATTTTCATAAATGTTAAAAAGTCAAATGTATGAAATGCCACTACAAGTACTGTGATTGTGGCTTTACACTACTTTTATGCTTTGTCAAGTGTCCAATCAACAGAAAAGTATAAAAAACAATTTAAAACCCTGAATTAGGTGCTTTATGGTATTATTGGTTATAAAAGAACAATATTTTGTTTTTGGAGGTTCTCACCTCATTCTGTTTCCTACTTTTGAGTACTTGCTGGCAACCAAGGGATATTACTTTTGGGTGaataaaacattttcaacatacatctttTTGATCCCTTTTGCCTTGACGATTGAGTGATATTACTAATAATACTTATACGTACTAAAGAATTACAAGTTAACTTGTTTCATCAAATTATATTAAACACCATTGTTAACAAAAAAGATTTATTGTCCAAAAACATTGAAACAAGTAAAAGTAACCACTGCAAATGGTGACATTGATTGAAAGCAAGAAACATGCAACGAGATGCATCTTCAGTAGACACGAGAAAGAGTCAAAGACAAAATAACTAAAAAGGTTACATATGAGCCTCTTGTCtaggatatactgtatatatagaaaTCTTCCAGTCTAGTATATTAGAAAAGATATACAGCCCTCTTAGACTTGTAATGTTAAAATGAGCAGTAAAATGCCAATGCAAAATCAATCCAAGGCAACAGGCTCTATACCAGGGCTGTAGAACCCCTGGTACTGGTGGTTGTCTTCAGTACCtcaacatttaaaatgttagtcACGATTAATCAGTTAAATCGATTAACACTTTCATTCAAGCTATTGTTAGCTGTGATTAATCGATTAAATCAATTACTTAatttaggattttttttttttttttttaaatagaggaATATTCAGACGCAGTAGAGCAGTGAACAATTCTACAATTAAGCCAGCGGTAGCAAAGCCCCACAAACCAAACTTGAATATAATCCACCCACCTCTGTGAGGGTGTCAGATGTTTAACATAACCCGCTCACCTCTGTGAGGGTGTCAGATGTTTAATTGGCAGCTCATTTTAATATAACAGGTCCAGACTCGGCGAGTATTAACATCAGAGCTCAAAGGTAAAGTCTGAAAGTAGAATTAGCTTAGTTGGAGAAGTCGTCGTGATCTGGTCTTGCCATTTCTTGGGCAGGAGGCCCATAATCTTTTTGTCAGTTGTGTGAGATGGATAAGTTGCTAGATTGATCTATATTCACATGGCTGTCAACACCTTGAATATATTTACTTTACACTATAAACAGATCACCATAAAACCGTTGTATTTACTTTGAGTCACAATATAGACTATACCTAGGGACCAGGGGTTTAGTAAAACAGAAGCATGTGTATAGACCAGGGCAttcaaaccctgttcctggagagctactctcCAGTAGGTTCTCTTCAACCCGTTTTTAATTtacctgattcagcttatcaaccagctaattattagaatcaggtgcactAGATTAGAGTTGGAGCAAAAATATAAaggactgtagctctccaggtacagggttggagagccctggcatAGACACTACATTTACCTCTGTGTATACCTCTTGGGAGAGATTTGACACTTGAATTACTGGCTTATGTTGGTTGCATTGCAagaaaacacttttttttgtccATCCCTAATCTTCGCAACCACAGCCAACCATAGGCCTTGACTGGGCCCAACCCTTCCCACCCCCTTAATCCAAATATTTACAGTGCAGTTTGATGGCAATACCAAACCTTCTAAAAGCCCCAATCACCTCAAGGAAGCCTGTGAATGGTGAGCATGTACTGCACATGGGAAGAGCTCGACAAGAAAGCGGGAGACTATGTGGACATTATAGTAAATCAAGCTTTCCACCAAAGATGAATCTGAGTGAAAGCCCATCTTTCGCATCTTCGTCTGTAGCTTCTTACTTATTGCCGGTTTTCTGAGGGTATGTTATCTGACAGGAAAGTGGATCGCCCCAATCAAGTTTTATTAGCCATGGGTACGAGCTTACAAACAACTCAGGTTACATAGGTCATACTGGTGCTCTACAACAAAGTGAGTTGCTCCATACCAGGGTTTCTGTTGGCTAGTAATAGCTGGCTTTTGGCCGATTAAAAAAAAGAGGTGAAAAGCCGATAAATAAAATTGCTGCCGGCCAATTTTCTCGCAAAAATCCCTTAGGAAAAAAAATGCCTTTTCacctattcattgatggaaataccagtcgatgCCAATACATCTGACCGGTCAAGATTATCGTTATATAGGTTAATTTGCTGTTTGTGTATTTTCGTTAGTCTTTATGCATCTTATCACATGCACACAGCATACAGATGCAGAGCGTAATTTGAGTGGAAAATCTGTCAGAACGGAGGAGCTGCTGGTACAGCTTCTCAAACAGCGTGTTCCTTGCTGCTGGAGTCAAACGTGCTTTTACAAGCCCAATCATTGCACAACTAAATGCAATCGTGTGTTAAAATAAGATGAGGCCATCATTAAAAATAGCTACTATTTTATTTATTAACTGGCAATCGAAGCGCCTTTATTTTAAGTGCCTAGGCAACGATATGCAGGCTTCAGCGGATCACACACCACTTAGCAATGAAATGGAGGCAGTAtgcgtttaaaaaaaacattcattgtttgaaacctgaacgttttacttcatattatggAGGCATGTCTTCCCtcgcttcaaagtagcctagccaacATCTGACCGTAGAAACGTAAAGGCAATTGTTTTAGAGttccatatgccattgaaaccagcagCCTATTTCTCTCATGTTCTAGTGGTTgtcaaaggcacaatcctagtcatattagcaacccatgctagttgttgcatctttagattaaGAGGGGAGATCAAATGGATATTTTCATCTCATGAAACCGCTCGCATGTGCATTGCGCATTTCACAACAGTGTTTTCTTGACAATTGCATTACGGAACAAACATTCACGAAGggtgaagaaataatagtttatcaacattttaagctaaacgttctgatcggtagcatcagcctcattgctttaacgtttctgttttgttttatgtagcctaggcctactggttgtatgaatttgggagtCCGTTTGGAGTAGATCATTTCTTTATCGCACAGAACGACAAGCATACCAATAAATAGGTTTATTGTTccactatgggggatagtagactgACATAGGCAGgtgattttgctgttcgttactcatcttgttggctgaggaaaggTACATGTGGACAGTTgttctaacatcttcaaagtgcGCATTGGAATACGGTAGGGACGCTCACCGTTGCATCCTCAATTTGCATGTTATTTTTAGATGAATTACCATAATGTAAAAGTCATTTCTGTCATACGGAGCACCATGGCTGTACGCCCTAATCAGATTACGCACACAATGTATATGGGTCGAGAAAATGTCTCaaatgtccggtaaattaaaatgctgCCGGGAAAATGTCCAGCAccacattttcctaacggaaaccctgctcCACACCATTGTTCACAACTCTATACACCTACGCGTAACACTTAAAAGACCAGAATCTAGGTTAACTCCAGTCTGAACAGCCAAAACACTTCTTAGATCGCTCTCATAACCAAATAAAACCACAACTATTTACACATTATATGATAATGATATGGCAAGGGAGGGCAGGTGCCAACACTTAAAACAGAGTTTCTGAAAAAGTCGAAAGGGAAACAAAAAGTACTGCAAGTTGCTCGATGAGGGATGTGTCAGTACGAGATAATGTTCTGACTAGAAATCAACTTTGACATTTCACGCAGGAAAACTGGAAATTAAGATTGGCTATTTCAATTGAATTAGCTGAGAACGTTTGCTGGATCATGTTTTGGAATCTGACCCTTCTATTTTGTAAACTCAGCTGCTGTAGTGATACCTCGCTCACTCAAAAGTGTATCATCTCGACAAAAGCTTTTCTGAGGCGAAGCTACAGTAAGAGGAGCTGGTGATTTTAAAGCAATTCAGTGCTCAGGGACTGAAAACTACATATCCCATGGTCCTAGCTGGTGAGGCCTGATGAAGTGATCTTGAGACTTACGAGTTCTATTTACCCATGCCCCCCAACCCACCTCCTTGACAAGTCTTCCCATCATCCCTACCCATCTGTCAACCTCTGTTTTAGTTTCAACAGTCCGGGTTTGCAGAATGAAGCTTTTGAAACAAATCAGCTTCTCTGTCCCTCCCCACCACTCTAAACCCCACCCTCTGTACCCCCTTCCCCTTCATCCTGGACCTGTGGCTAGTTCTTATCatccttcttctcttcctcctcggTGGGGTAGGAGTGCCATGTCAGACGCTCCTCGTAGAAGGATATGACCACCTGTGGACATTTAATGTTTGCCTCCTTGGCCGGCACCAGGTCCGCCTCATCACTGTTCTTCCTGTGGAGACAGAATTTAAGGGTGAAGCCACTTTAACCAGTTTTATGTCACACAAACATTTTCCACCCTCCCAGTAATGTATAGCGAAAAGTGTCAAAATCCCAATGCTGCCCAGAACTCACCATTTCATGAGGAACATCAGCTCTCCACTGGAGTCTGTGGCTCCAATGATCCGTTCGGGGTCAAGTCCACGAGCAAAGCCTCTGGGCTTCTCTGCCTGGAAGAATGATAGATAAGGAGAGCGAAGAAGAGAAAGGGGAATAGGTTCAGTACAGGACTACGTTCACGGTCTATAGTATCAGGCACGTTCTTTAATATCGAAGCGAAGTATAGGCTCTCACCTCATCTTTCCTCTTCTTGGGCCTGCCTTCTTCACCCCCTGCCTCTGTATCAGACTCACCAGCTTTCCTCTTGCCACCAGACTCTTTCTTGTAACTTTCTTTTTTGTTATGATGATTCTGCATGTACTCAGCAATCAGGTCAGGGCAATCCAGGTTGTCCTGCGGTTCCCATGTATTGTCCTCACTGTGGTAAACAAAGTGTAAAAAGGTACATTTATACCTGGGCTACAACCATCAGATTCcgtttcaaccccccccccccccagaaccaACTCATCGAAAATGCAGGACTACCACCGCAACACTGGAAGACGAAGTAGTAAAACAGACCGATGCCAAATATACAGCAGCTGAAGACCAACCAAGCAAGTCACTGTGTCACCATGGACCAGAAAAAGCTGGAAGTGTTTGAGATGGCTATTGACTTTTGTAGAACGATGAGAGCAACCAACAAGAGCAAAAACAACCAACCAAAAGGAAAGGAGATTAGGTAGCAGGCTTTGGCTTATGCAGTGCCAAGCCCAAAGAGTAGGGTCCTATAAAAATCTACGATATGGAGAACCCGGACAGAATCCAGACATTAAAATGGAATTCAACATTCAAACATGTATTGAACTTAGGacatcaactaaatgtattgtatTTATTGGAAAATGTATCTACCCAAGATTATAATAAAGACCTGAACAAATAGCATAAGGGATTCATATTTTCCTTTAACTTAGAAGAGGCAACGGTGCGGGAAAGCCCCTGTGTCGTTTGTCTACCACAAAGCCATTAGCGATGATGTGAATTACAAccgtcttctggtagatggaaaggctttcccaaaaaccttctcattgaaatgttaactgcaaaagtagtctatgcctacctggcagaattatattattatttgtatgaATCCAGCAGTGATTTGTTTAACAAATCTGAAATAATGTGTGCTATAGCTCTCTTGCCAGACTGCACACTTGAATTTAAAGGGTATCTACAcccaaaaatgtaaatgtcttagatttttcccagacctcaaaagtggtctcctggtatggtttaagcattgttgtgtaCATACAACAtccaatttttttgttgttttatatTTAAAAATTTGATTTTTGGAGCGAAAAATTGAAGAAAAAACAGGTAAAACCTAGGGAAAATATAAAATGGATTTAGGTAAagattttattatattttttttagaAGGCCCTAAAGGAGCCTATGCAAACTTGTGTAGCAAGCTGGAGTTGGGTGATGTAGCCCAGCTCCATAATCTTTCCCAGCTGGTGGAGTTGGTGGCCCCTCTAATCGGGAAGCAAGACACTCATTTCAAAGACAGCATCTCTGCGATTCCTGGCAACTGGCGAGCGATAGCTGTCCTAATGTTTAAATGTTTGATGTTGATATTAGATAGGCATCGTGACAAAGAGACAACTATGAAGACAAGTAAAAACTAGCCAGCTGACTTTGTATGCTCATTTGCTAACCACACAAAACTTGTAAACAATACATTAGCTAGCATTATTTAAAATGTTTCTTGCAGCTATATATCAAATGTTTGGAGTTGGCTAGCATGTGGGCATACATAGACAGCTGGCTTCATGGTTGTCTTTTTCTCACGATGCCCATATAATGTTCTGAGCTGTGTATCTGTGAGCTAGTtaagtgtatctgtgtgtatctgtttgCTAGTTAAGTTTGCAGCTAGCTGGGTTGACTTGTTGTCTTGGTTTTTAACCCTTATTTGGTAATCAGTGTCTTTGTGCAGGTGAGACCTACAAGAGCCTGTCCTTCCAATTTTGTATTGGACCTGCAACCGTCTCTAAAATCATTCCAGAGACTTGCAATGCCATTTATAAGGTGTTGAAATACCAATATCTGAAAGTAAGTTTTGGCTGAGGGGAATTCCTGTGTAATTCATTATGCATGAGGTTGTAGTCCTTTAATATTTATGTGATATAGTCCTGGGTACCCAAAAATGTTAACCCCTTTGATTccaactttatttacataagtattcagaccctttgctatgaaacttaaattgagctcaggtgcatcctgtttccatttatcatcctggagatgttactacaacttggagtccaccggtggtaaattcaattgattggacatgatttggaaaggcacacacgcctgtctatataaaaaaaagtcccacagttgacagtgcatgtccgagcaaaaaccaagacatgaggtcgaaggaattgtgctTAGAGCTCCAGAGaccggattgtgtcgaggcacagacctggtgaagggtatcaaaaaaaatctgcagcattgaaggttctcaagaacacagtggcctccatcattcttaaaatggaagtttggaaccacaaagacttcctagagctggccgcctagcCAAACTGAGCCATCGGGGGAGAACTgagcttggtcagggaggtgaccaagagaacccaatggtcactctgacagagctctagagttactctgtggagatgggagaattttccagaaggacaaccatctctgcagcactccaccaatcagacctttatggtagagtggccagatggaagccactctgcAATAAAAGACTTGGCAAACTCCCAAGCTGGCTGTCATAAGGCAACTAAAGactcaggccatgagaaacaagattctctggtctgatgaaaccaagattgaactttgtggcctgaatgccaagcgtcacatctggaggaaacctggcacaatccctacggtgaagcatggtggtggcagcatcatgctgtggggatgttgatcagcggcagggactgggagactagtcaggatcgaggtaaagatgaacggagcaaagtacagagaaattctTGATAAACCTGCTACAGAgtgatcaggacctcagactggagtgaaggttcaccttccaacaggacaacaaccctaagcacacagcgaaaacaacacaggagtggcttctgaatgtccttgagtggcccagcaggagctcggacttgaactcaatctaacatctctggagagacttgaaaatagctgtgcagcaacgcttaccatccaacctgacagagcgtgagaggatctgcagggagGAATGGGAGacactcaccaaatacaggtgtgccaagcttgtagtgtcatacccaagactcaaggctgtaattgcagccaaaggtctgaatacttaagtaaatgtgatatccGTTTTTTTAAACGTGTTTTTGCTTcgtcaattttagaacaaggctgtaaagtaacaaaacgtggaaaagggggtctgaatacgttcCCGAACGCACTGTACTTGCCAACCGCTGACAAGTGTTCCACACGACCACTTGTCTCAAGCCAGAGACA
It encodes:
- the LOC129828631 gene encoding chromobox protein homolog 1-like, which codes for MSEPTATATEAPSDVIPSVTTGVTTEGVDQLSTNANEPPKEEVKLVATAGKKQTKKKVEEVVEEEEEEYVVEKVLDRRVVKGRVEFLLKWKGFSDEDNTWEPQDNLDCPDLIAEYMQNHHNKKESYKKESGGKRKAGESDTEAGGEEGRPKKRKDEAEKPRGFARGLDPERIIGATDSSGELMFLMKWKNSDEADLVPAKEANIKCPQVVISFYEERLTWHSYPTEEEEKKDDKN
- the LOC129828622 gene encoding endoplasmic reticulum membrane sensor NFE2L1-like → MVCLKKYFTEGLIQVAILLSLVGVRVDVGPYLPPWNEMILGPTSALTQTQFHNLHNQLDGQDLHPKSVDLDGFFTTRRLLGWVRSLDRLRVPSSELETWLVRREPDALVVGAPGQPAPLEGGAGGLEDHAGDQVESVMRSSVVAGSQESGYGPIREDSLDTTAPLLRRSHEEEDEDEDLYEEDTDMLWQDHSDLGRHQRPEEELVGDTWREIWRDGGRFYDHANRELAQDLSDQFASLEAQSSMSFQECLQLLEDTFPFGEETELSDPVGEDRREAASGEDPTPVRELLLSPLLSHEDPSLDLEQQWRDILATMEPEDMDMDHGRDAMQSGSIQSSSLMDPVHQDVSLHQAILPGSSQDSYPFNSSFGGSVPLEAPLQPALLSQSSSGPDFDLNLTFGPSDLTDTTLPLALNGTVGNPMASIQSSLFLEEPVLPSPLGSLLGDALLDEVSFLDLALEEGFNPTQASQLEELDSDSGLSLNFSHSPASPSSSEASYSSSSSSSSSDSSVFSDEGAMDYSSDMEVIVTREEGAVGGYSPEVRKMCSTSYQKPGRFNNLPWLEQVGHDHTYNQPRATSPTQGKSRYSKTYEHDISDKLWGRDERRALAMKIPFSNDLIVNLPVEEFNELLTKHCLSEAQLNLIRDIRRRGKNKMAAQNCRRRKLDVLFELEEGVEGLCRHKARLLKQKAENLRSVREMKQRLSGLYQEVFSRLRDEQGRPLPATDYTLQFGNDGQVLLATRNSSASEQNRKPHKKQKNRKK